The following are encoded in a window of Ruminiclostridium herbifermentans genomic DNA:
- a CDS encoding PspA/IM30 family protein, with amino-acid sequence MGLFSRLGQMVRGFFGLFVGNLEDKNPEALFEDIKNQINKARREAENQILEIQTSAEMIKIEMKTAEKNLNAIKARVEAAQRAGDKELLVELLVQEEEYQTVYETHKATYDNAMIQVDKIREDYKIFESEMNAKLNELKTLKSQAKMANLRENINSVNSQYTSKNSRIGSVNENLDRAREIVNKKTARANAMESLNQDNMDMKLKRLDMNSARDRAKARAEAMLGGDNGGFEVKEKTENKLSN; translated from the coding sequence ATGGGTTTATTTAGTAGACTTGGACAAATGGTAAGGGGTTTCTTCGGATTATTTGTTGGTAATTTGGAAGATAAAAATCCAGAAGCTTTGTTTGAAGATATCAAAAATCAGATTAATAAAGCTAGACGTGAGGCTGAAAATCAGATATTAGAGATTCAAACTAGTGCTGAAATGATAAAGATAGAGATGAAAACAGCCGAAAAAAACTTAAATGCTATTAAAGCAAGAGTTGAAGCTGCTCAAAGAGCTGGGGATAAAGAACTTTTAGTTGAACTATTAGTGCAGGAAGAAGAGTATCAGACTGTTTATGAAACCCATAAAGCTACTTATGACAATGCCATGATTCAAGTTGACAAGATACGTGAAGACTACAAGATTTTTGAATCTGAAATGAATGCGAAATTAAATGAGCTTAAGACCTTAAAGTCACAGGCTAAAATGGCTAATTTACGTGAAAATATTAATTCTGTTAATTCTCAATATACATCAAAAAATAGCCGTATTGGTAGTGTGAATGAAAATCTCGACAGAGCCCGTGAAATTGTAAATAAAAAGACTGCAAGAGCAAATGCAATGGAATCACTCAATCAGGACAATATGGATATGAAGCTTAAGAGACTTGATATGAATTCTGCAAGAGACAGGGCAAAAGCAAGAGCAGAGGCTATGTTGGGCGGAGACAATGGTGGCTTTGAAGTTAAGGAAAAAACAGAAAATAAGTTGTCAAATTAA
- a CDS encoding DUF342 domain-containing protein: protein MENTIIYSSPYIEISKSGDGYYIQSFKKGLSVGEFNKILNSFPEIQISNFVVIKEALVFAPQEPRRFGSTKEKIKVEVSGDKLKAYVTIYADKSELTGPDIITKIVEKLNEKGIIYGIKSDAFLNLVPNQPILIAEGLVPIPGKDSINKMYKLKEVRPEIKEDGNVDHYELNLINMVKEGDWLGERIDADEGKEGRNVFGDPLKPLPGKNYPLLYDKNSVREVVEGNKTVLYAKRSGAVFFQGDRIGVSNHLEIEENVGVKTGNVNFDGFLTVKGTVEDNFSIASTKDIEILSEYGVGNVKEIKSHEGNIYIKGGIVGKGKTVIRCKKNLYIKYVADADIYCDESVHVGFYCLNSNITAKEVILDSMKGQIMGGTINAEVRVVTAILGSSSEKRTIIKVKGFDRSDYKDKLDEISHNIDEIKLEVSKCKQQLAIFANTYDSWQNRKAEYEKIVAHYNDLKIVLLEYEESRKKLISYLRTKGEGEISILKRAFPNSMIEIKGIQKEIQKPVIRVSYYYNEGTIKEM, encoded by the coding sequence ATGGAAAATACCATTATATATTCTTCTCCGTACATAGAAATAAGCAAAAGCGGCGATGGCTATTACATACAATCATTCAAGAAAGGATTAAGTGTTGGAGAGTTTAATAAAATATTAAATTCTTTCCCTGAAATACAGATCTCAAATTTTGTTGTTATAAAAGAAGCCTTGGTATTTGCTCCACAAGAACCGCGTAGATTTGGTTCAACAAAAGAAAAGATAAAAGTAGAGGTCTCTGGAGATAAATTAAAAGCATATGTTACAATATATGCGGATAAAAGTGAGTTAACAGGACCTGACATTATTACAAAAATAGTAGAAAAATTAAATGAAAAGGGTATCATTTATGGAATTAAAAGTGACGCATTTTTAAATTTAGTTCCCAATCAACCAATACTAATAGCCGAAGGCCTAGTTCCTATTCCAGGTAAAGATTCTATTAATAAAATGTATAAATTAAAAGAGGTTAGGCCTGAAATAAAAGAAGATGGAAATGTTGATCATTATGAGTTAAATCTGATTAATATGGTTAAAGAAGGGGATTGGCTAGGAGAAAGAATTGATGCCGATGAAGGTAAGGAAGGCAGAAATGTTTTTGGAGATCCTTTAAAGCCATTACCAGGTAAAAATTATCCACTTTTGTATGATAAAAATTCAGTTAGAGAAGTGGTTGAAGGAAATAAAACTGTTTTATATGCAAAGAGAAGTGGTGCCGTATTTTTTCAAGGAGATAGAATAGGAGTATCCAATCATCTTGAAATAGAAGAAAATGTAGGTGTTAAGACGGGAAATGTCAATTTTGATGGTTTTCTTACTGTAAAGGGCACTGTTGAAGACAATTTTTCTATAGCCTCTACAAAGGATATAGAAATTCTAAGTGAATATGGAGTAGGAAATGTAAAGGAAATTAAAAGCCATGAGGGGAATATTTACATAAAGGGTGGAATTGTTGGAAAAGGGAAAACAGTTATCAGATGCAAAAAAAATCTCTATATCAAATATGTAGCTGATGCTGATATATATTGTGATGAAAGTGTTCATGTGGGTTTCTATTGCTTAAATAGTAATATTACAGCTAAGGAAGTAATACTTGATTCAATGAAAGGGCAGATAATGGGAGGTACCATTAATGCTGAAGTAAGAGTAGTTACTGCAATTTTAGGTTCTTCAAGTGAAAAGCGAACCATCATAAAGGTTAAGGGATTTGATAGAAGTGATTATAAGGACAAGCTTGATGAGATATCTCACAATATAGATGAAATCAAGTTAGAAGTAAGTAAATGTAAACAACAGCTAGCTATTTTTGCAAATACATATGATTCTTGGCAAAATAGGAAGGCTGAATATGAAAAGATAGTCGCTCACTATAATGACCTTAAAATAGTTCTCTTAGAGTATGAAGAAAGTAGAAAAAAATTAATTAGCTATCTTCGAACAAAGGGTGAGGGTGAAATATCCATTCTAAAAAGAGCATTCCCAAATTCTATGATTGAAATAAAAGGTATTCAAAAAGAAATTCAAAAACCAGTAATTAGAGTAAGTTATTATTATAATGAAGGAACAATCAAGGAAATGTAA
- a CDS encoding formate--tetrahydrofolate ligase, with protein MLTDIQIAQNCKLLKINKIAEKLGINEEDLELYGNYKAKLSDKLWDKVKAKKDGKLILVTAINPTPAGEGKTTTTVGLGQAMDKIGKNAVIALREPSLGPVMGIKGGAAGGGYSQVVPMEDINLHFTGDMHAITAANNLLSAAIDNHLQQGNSLNIDPRQIVWKRCMDMNDRALRNIIVGLGGKVNGVPREDGFNITVASEVMAILCLASDITDLKERLGKIIIGYNYSGNPVTARDLKVDGAMTLLLKDAIKPNLVQTLEGTPAIMHGGPFANIAHGCNSVTATKIALKLSDYVITEAGFGADLGAEKFFDIKCRFAGFKPDAVVLVATIRALKYNGGVKKENLKEENIEALSKGFSNAQKHIENIKQFGVPVIVAINHFDTDTEKEIQLVHDKCSALGVEVAFSDVFLKGGEGGIELANKLVDLLDSTTSNFAPLYDSDAPIKDKVHTIVSKIYGGKNVIYTAAAEKSISKIEEMGLDKLPICMAKTQYSLSDNAALLGCPKDFDVTVKEVRISAGAGFIVVLTGDIMTMPGLPKVPAAEKIDIQEDGTIVGLF; from the coding sequence TTGCTTACAGATATACAAATTGCCCAAAACTGCAAACTTCTTAAAATTAATAAAATTGCAGAAAAGCTAGGAATAAATGAGGAGGACTTAGAATTATACGGCAATTACAAAGCTAAACTTTCAGATAAATTATGGGATAAAGTTAAAGCTAAAAAGGATGGTAAGCTTATTTTAGTTACTGCTATTAACCCAACTCCTGCTGGTGAAGGTAAAACTACTACTACTGTTGGTTTAGGACAAGCTATGGACAAGATAGGGAAAAATGCTGTAATAGCACTTCGTGAACCTTCATTAGGACCTGTAATGGGAATTAAGGGAGGTGCTGCTGGCGGTGGTTACTCCCAGGTTGTACCTATGGAAGATATTAATCTTCATTTTACGGGTGATATGCATGCTATTACTGCTGCTAATAACCTTCTTTCAGCAGCTATAGATAATCATCTTCAGCAAGGTAATTCTTTAAATATAGATCCTCGTCAAATTGTATGGAAACGCTGTATGGATATGAATGACAGAGCTCTTAGAAATATAATTGTTGGACTTGGCGGAAAGGTTAATGGTGTTCCACGAGAGGATGGTTTTAATATAACTGTTGCTTCGGAAGTTATGGCAATACTATGTCTTGCTTCTGATATTACCGATTTAAAAGAAAGACTTGGAAAAATAATTATTGGTTACAACTATTCTGGAAATCCTGTTACTGCAAGAGATTTAAAGGTTGATGGCGCAATGACGCTGCTTCTAAAGGATGCAATTAAGCCAAATCTTGTACAAACACTTGAAGGTACTCCTGCTATCATGCACGGTGGCCCTTTTGCAAATATAGCACATGGATGTAATAGCGTTACTGCTACTAAGATAGCTCTAAAGCTATCCGACTATGTTATTACAGAGGCTGGTTTCGGTGCTGATCTTGGCGCAGAGAAATTCTTTGATATAAAATGCCGATTTGCTGGTTTTAAACCTGATGCAGTAGTTTTGGTAGCGACAATAAGAGCACTCAAATATAATGGCGGCGTAAAGAAAGAAAACCTTAAGGAAGAGAATATAGAAGCTTTATCAAAGGGCTTCTCCAATGCACAAAAACACATAGAAAATATAAAACAATTTGGTGTACCTGTTATTGTAGCTATTAACCACTTTGATACAGATACTGAAAAAGAGATTCAATTAGTTCATGATAAATGTAGTGCTTTAGGAGTAGAAGTTGCCTTTTCAGACGTATTCTTAAAGGGCGGAGAAGGCGGTATAGAACTTGCAAATAAGTTAGTTGACCTTTTAGATTCTACTACTTCAAATTTTGCTCCATTATATGACTCAGATGCTCCTATTAAAGATAAGGTACACACAATTGTATCTAAGATATATGGTGGAAAAAATGTAATATACACTGCTGCTGCTGAGAAGTCTATTTCAAAGATTGAAGAAATGGGTCTTGATAAACTTCCAATCTGTATGGCCAAGACTCAATATTCTCTTTCAGATAATGCTGCTCTGCTAGGCTGCCCAAAGGACTTTGATGTCACTGTCAAGGAAGTTAGAATATCGGCAGGTGCTGGTTTTATAGTTGTTTTAACAGGCGATATTATGACAATGCCTGGGCTCCCAAAGGTACCGGCAGCAGAAAAGATAGACATACAAGAAGATGGAACTATCGTTGGATTATTTTAA
- a CDS encoding sporulation peptidase YabG produces MKQIEIGNLVYRKSYEKDVLFRVADIIFDHGKKIIILKGVNVRLQADAEEEDLDIIEYDKNKISGNIL; encoded by the coding sequence ATGAAGCAGATTGAAATTGGAAATTTAGTTTATAGAAAATCCTATGAAAAAGATGTACTTTTTAGGGTGGCAGACATAATATTTGATCATGGTAAAAAAATAATTATATTAAAAGGTGTAAACGTAAGATTGCAAGCAGATGCTGAAGAAGAAGATTTAGATATAATTGAATATGATAAGAATAAAATATCTGGAAATATTTTATAA
- a CDS encoding Veg family protein, whose protein sequence is MIDRGELFQIKRDIEGCIGEKVQLRANKGRKKSFIREGVLENTYPSIFVVKFENAYDNTRRVSYSYTDVLTKAVELVVYKDDKQIQVC, encoded by the coding sequence ATGATAGATAGAGGAGAACTTTTTCAGATAAAAAGAGATATTGAAGGTTGTATCGGTGAAAAGGTACAGCTAAGAGCGAACAAAGGGCGCAAGAAATCTTTTATTAGAGAAGGTGTTCTTGAAAATACTTATCCAAGTATTTTTGTTGTTAAGTTCGAAAATGCATATGATAATACCAGAAGGGTTTCATATAGCTACACAGATGTTCTTACAAAAGCAGTAGAATTAGTTGTATATAAAGATGATAAACAGATTCAGGTATGCTAA
- a CDS encoding AAA family ATPase — protein sequence MWFNEFLSKYKSGISHEFLFYFNVKDMMDNTRNFFRYIDDEFIKQRNFGIVAFYDISRGLTFLEPAMEREFIKIAGNEVANLFHTLPSRIFPFIDIALRNTKMALFIDHAEKIVPAGDIGSMTLEERMALIWLSEWSVNSRISAVGSTIFMLADNLAGISHEFLKSAYRIEPILVELPNEAERKSYIEYLLKDKEIKSEISVDEFAKLSSGLNRKSIKDIKLKAEAEGVPISFDFIKEKKHDVLKKEYGDVLDFIYPEIGFENLGGMEFAKTYLNKNIIEPIRRGDLRRVPMGILLCGPSGTGKTLLVEALAKASGFNCVKIDMSRILGQYVGESEKNFKKCLLGAKSQEPVIVFVDEIDTAFRRGDSGDSGVSRNIFSEFLQFTSNTNNRGKIIFIAATNRPDLIDAALKRAGRFDKKIPILLPEVEERAEIFKIIIKKYGIETNIQDFLSISKLAENYTGAEIDTVVRKAYEIACNKKEENPVITGPILKEALKKCRPSTKDVQFMTELAIAECDDIDLLPKKYWHIFENTLK from the coding sequence ATGTGGTTTAACGAATTTTTATCAAAATACAAGTCTGGCATTTCACATGAATTTTTATTTTATTTCAATGTTAAAGATATGATGGACAATACTAGAAATTTCTTTAGATACATAGACGATGAATTTATTAAACAGAGAAATTTCGGTATTGTCGCTTTCTATGACATATCAAGAGGACTAACTTTCTTAGAACCTGCTATGGAGCGAGAATTCATCAAAATTGCAGGTAATGAGGTGGCAAATTTATTTCATACTCTTCCATCTAGGATATTCCCTTTTATTGATATAGCTTTAAGAAATACAAAAATGGCTTTGTTTATAGATCATGCTGAAAAGATTGTTCCTGCAGGAGATATTGGAAGTATGACACTTGAAGAAAGAATGGCTCTTATTTGGTTATCTGAATGGTCTGTTAATTCAAGAATTTCTGCTGTTGGAAGTACAATATTTATGCTTGCAGACAATCTGGCAGGGATTAGTCATGAGTTTTTAAAGTCTGCCTATAGAATAGAACCTATTTTAGTTGAGCTTCCAAATGAAGCAGAAAGGAAGAGCTATATTGAGTATTTGTTGAAGGATAAGGAAATCAAGTCAGAGATATCTGTAGATGAATTTGCGAAGCTATCATCAGGTTTGAACAGAAAAAGCATAAAGGATATTAAGCTCAAAGCTGAGGCAGAGGGAGTCCCTATTAGCTTTGATTTTATAAAAGAAAAGAAACATGATGTGCTAAAGAAGGAATATGGAGATGTTTTAGATTTTATATATCCAGAAATAGGCTTTGAAAATTTGGGTGGTATGGAATTTGCTAAAACCTATTTAAATAAAAATATTATTGAGCCAATACGCAGGGGTGATTTAAGAAGGGTTCCAATGGGAATACTTTTATGTGGACCCTCCGGTACCGGAAAGACTCTTTTAGTTGAAGCGTTGGCTAAAGCAAGTGGTTTTAATTGCGTAAAAATAGATATGTCAAGAATTTTAGGACAATATGTTGGAGAAAGTGAGAAAAACTTTAAGAAGTGTCTGCTAGGAGCCAAATCACAGGAGCCGGTAATTGTCTTTGTTGATGAAATTGATACAGCTTTCAGGCGCGGAGATTCTGGAGATAGTGGAGTAAGCAGGAATATTTTTAGTGAATTTTTGCAGTTTACAAGTAATACTAATAATAGGGGTAAAATAATTTTTATTGCAGCAACAAATAGACCAGACCTTATTGATGCGGCATTAAAAAGAGCTGGAAGGTTTGATAAAAAGATTCCTATACTTTTGCCAGAGGTAGAAGAACGTGCTGAAATTTTCAAAATAATCATAAAGAAATATGGAATAGAAACAAATATACAGGATTTTCTATCTATTTCAAAATTAGCAGAGAATTATACTGGAGCAGAAATTGATACAGTAGTTAGAAAAGCATATGAAATTGCATGTAACAAAAAGGAAGAAAATCCTGTAATAACTGGACCAATTCTTAAAGAAGCGCTTAAGAAATGCAGACCTAGCACAAAGGATGTACAGTTTATGACAGAACTTGCAATTGCAGAGTGCGATGATATAGATTTATTACCTAAAAAGTACTGGCATATATTTGAAAATACATTAAAATAA
- the ispE gene encoding 4-(cytidine 5'-diphospho)-2-C-methyl-D-erythritol kinase translates to MISLEAHAKINLSLDVLNKRDDGYHNLRMIMQTVQLHDTISIEKIPSGVEIDCVASYVPNNSSNIACKAAEAMISKYNLNAGVRIKIDKRIPVAAGLAGGSADAAAVIKGINTLFNLGISQNELMETGSTIGADVPYCIMGGTALAEGKGEELTSISLLKDVPILIVKPRIGVSTAWVYKNLNLDKIVDRPNTEALISAIQNRDISFIAQNMRNVLESVTVIKHPIIKKIKKNLLEEGAIGSMMSGSGPSVFGIFDDKNKAISAYNKIKKSKNECILTFTI, encoded by the coding sequence ATGATTTCATTAGAGGCACATGCTAAGATAAATTTATCTTTGGATGTATTAAATAAAAGAGACGATGGCTACCATAATCTAAGAATGATTATGCAAACTGTACAGTTACATGATACTATATCTATTGAAAAAATTCCATCAGGAGTTGAAATAGATTGTGTTGCTTCATATGTTCCAAATAATAGTTCAAATATAGCCTGTAAGGCAGCAGAGGCTATGATTAGCAAATATAATTTAAATGCTGGTGTAAGGATTAAAATAGATAAAAGAATACCTGTTGCTGCAGGACTTGCTGGAGGGAGTGCAGATGCTGCAGCAGTAATTAAGGGTATTAATACTCTTTTTAACCTTGGCATTTCCCAAAATGAGCTAATGGAAACAGGAAGTACTATAGGTGCAGATGTGCCATACTGTATTATGGGCGGTACTGCTTTAGCAGAAGGAAAAGGGGAAGAACTTACATCCATATCCTTACTTAAGGATGTCCCAATTTTGATTGTAAAGCCTAGAATAGGTGTGTCAACTGCTTGGGTTTATAAAAACTTAAATTTAGATAAGATTGTTGATAGGCCTAATACAGAGGCTCTTATTTCTGCAATTCAAAATAGAGATATCAGCTTTATTGCCCAAAATATGAGAAATGTATTAGAGAGTGTAACAGTAATAAAGCACCCAATAATTAAAAAGATTAAAAAAAATCTCTTAGAAGAAGGCGCTATCGGAAGTATGATGAGTGGAAGCGGACCTTCGGTTTTTGGTATATTTGATGATAAGAATAAGGCTATAAGTGCTTATAATAAAATAAAAAAAAGTAAGAATGAATGCATTTTAACTTTTACAATATAG
- a CDS encoding DUF3794 and LysM peptidoglycan-binding domain-containing protein produces MSLELIKEAFKVNNLLGEDTIQTVIDNDIIVSDTKPDIARVLLLDGDVFITGCDTGTDRVVTSGCIVCKILYISDDESKSIKGIVSNIPFSETSDIQNVRSGMKCRAKAAIEHMDYNLINGRKINVKAILSKNVKVYDEIEREISCDITGIDNIQVLRESVVLNTFLGSNKVNFIIKEDLELPTSKPTIGEIVRNDVKISNKDYKITDGKIFVNSDINISTLYVADDEERSLQFMENELVFNQFVELENVDEDTILDIDYELIDYKIDAVEDTDGELRLIRAEIALNIYAQGVCQKTIEVLSDAYSTNSRINLERQQINIDELFSENRSQIVIKDTVALDECNPNVSEIFNVLCKHSVSDSRIEDNKIIIEGSVENNILYLANNEEQPVFCFKKEIPFTHEIEIKGIRSDMPYDISLEVEHCNYSMLTSDQVEIRNVLGVSTKVQSKKNIPIINKAIENLIDDKKQLSLPSIIVYITQPGDSLWKIAKKYGTTVDELMKINNLSENDILMPGQQILILKKAV; encoded by the coding sequence ATGTCTCTGGAATTGATAAAAGAGGCCTTTAAGGTAAATAATTTATTGGGTGAGGATACAATTCAGACAGTTATCGATAATGATATAATTGTTTCGGATACAAAGCCGGATATAGCCAGGGTATTACTTCTTGATGGTGATGTTTTCATTACTGGTTGCGATACAGGTACTGATAGAGTAGTTACATCTGGTTGTATCGTATGTAAAATACTTTATATATCTGATGATGAATCAAAAAGCATAAAAGGAATTGTTTCAAATATTCCGTTTTCTGAAACAAGTGATATTCAAAATGTTAGAAGTGGAATGAAATGCAGAGCTAAGGCTGCAATAGAACACATGGATTATAACTTGATTAATGGGAGAAAGATAAACGTAAAGGCAATACTATCTAAAAATGTTAAAGTATATGACGAGATTGAAAGGGAAATATCATGTGATATAACTGGAATAGATAATATTCAAGTTTTAAGAGAATCTGTTGTACTAAATACATTTTTAGGCAGCAATAAAGTTAATTTTATAATTAAAGAAGACTTAGAACTTCCAACTAGTAAACCTACCATTGGCGAAATTGTTAGAAATGATGTAAAAATATCAAATAAAGACTATAAAATTACTGATGGAAAGATATTTGTAAATAGTGATATAAATATATCTACACTTTATGTTGCTGATGATGAAGAGAGAAGTCTGCAGTTCATGGAAAATGAATTGGTTTTCAATCAATTTGTTGAATTAGAAAATGTGGACGAAGACACAATTTTGGATATTGACTATGAATTGATTGACTACAAAATTGATGCTGTTGAGGATACGGACGGAGAATTAAGATTAATTAGAGCAGAAATAGCATTAAATATTTATGCTCAAGGAGTATGTCAAAAAACAATAGAGGTTCTATCTGATGCTTATAGCACCAATTCAAGGATTAATTTAGAGAGGCAGCAGATAAATATAGATGAACTTTTTTCTGAAAACAGAAGTCAAATAGTCATTAAAGATACTGTTGCTCTTGATGAATGTAATCCTAATGTTTCAGAAATATTCAATGTTTTATGCAAGCATAGTGTTTCAGATAGTAGGATAGAAGATAATAAAATTATTATTGAGGGTTCGGTTGAAAATAATATTTTATATTTAGCAAATAATGAAGAACAGCCAGTATTCTGCTTCAAAAAAGAAATACCCTTTACACATGAAATTGAAATAAAGGGAATTAGAAGTGATATGCCGTATGATATCTCATTAGAGGTGGAACATTGTAATTATAGCATGTTAACCTCTGATCAGGTTGAAATTAGAAATGTTTTAGGGGTAAGCACAAAGGTTCAATCTAAGAAAAATATACCAATAATTAATAAGGCAATTGAGAATCTTATAGATGATAAAAAGCAGTTATCTCTCCCAAGTATAATTGTGTATATTACACAACCAGGGGACAGTTTGTGGAAAATAGCAAAGAAATATGGAACAACTGTGGATGAATTGATGAAGATAAATAATCTTTCTGAAAATGATATATTAATGCCCGGACAGCAAATTCTAATTCTCAAAAAAGCAGTTTAA
- a CDS encoding GntR family transcriptional regulator, which yields MAGKLSKINLNDYKPLREVIFNSLREAIIIGELRPGERLMEVQLAEKMGVSRTPVREAIRKLELEGLVNMIPRKGAHVAELSVKDIMDVLEVRASLDGLATALAAERITDDELKELRYINGQFASYIEKENINSSIKKDVEFHDIIYKASRNDKLIAILNNLREQVQRFRVIYIKDYSSPKNLIKEHNDIFAAMESRNPEAARSLAKAHIVNQEATILNSLKIQKK from the coding sequence ATGGCAGGTAAATTATCAAAAATTAATTTAAATGACTATAAGCCATTGAGAGAGGTAATATTTAATTCATTAAGAGAGGCTATAATTATTGGTGAACTAAGACCTGGAGAGAGGCTAATGGAGGTTCAGCTTGCTGAAAAAATGGGTGTCAGCAGAACACCGGTAAGAGAAGCTATACGTAAGTTAGAACTTGAAGGGCTTGTAAATATGATACCAAGAAAGGGTGCTCATGTTGCTGAACTTTCAGTAAAGGACATTATGGATGTTTTAGAAGTAAGAGCGTCCCTAGATGGGTTAGCAACAGCACTTGCTGCTGAAAGAATAACAGATGATGAATTAAAGGAGTTAAGGTACATTAATGGGCAATTTGCCTCATATATTGAAAAAGAGAACATTAATAGTTCTATTAAAAAGGATGTAGAATTCCATGATATTATATATAAAGCATCTAGAAATGATAAGTTGATAGCTATTCTAAATAATCTTAGGGAGCAAGTTCAGAGATTTAGAGTTATTTATATAAAGGATTACAGCAGTCCAAAAAATCTGATAAAAGAGCATAATGATATTTTTGCGGCAATGGAATCTAGAAATCCAGAAGCAGCAAGAAGTCTTGCAAAAGCACATATTGTTAATCAAGAAGCTACAATTTTGAATTCCTTAAAAATACAGAAAAAATAG
- a CDS encoding GNAT family N-acetyltransferase produces MDKNIRKANVSDLARITDIYNWAVENTTASFDINSHTIEQRTEWFAEHDDRHPLIVYELEGKVVGYASLSEFRSKEAYDSTCEMSVYVDHEYHNRGIGKALIEEIIKLGKDNGFHVIISVISADNYISIEIHKKFGFVLCGDIKQVAFKFGRYLDCLFYQLFI; encoded by the coding sequence ATGGATAAAAATATTAGAAAAGCAAATGTTTCAGATTTGGCACGGATTACTGATATATACAATTGGGCAGTTGAGAACACAACTGCCTCATTTGATATTAACTCTCATACAATAGAGCAAAGAACTGAGTGGTTTGCAGAACATGATGATAGACACCCATTAATTGTTTATGAGTTAGAAGGAAAAGTTGTAGGGTATGCAAGCTTATCTGAATTTAGAAGCAAAGAAGCATATGATAGTACTTGTGAGATGTCTGTTTACGTTGACCACGAGTATCATAACCGTGGTATAGGTAAAGCCCTTATTGAGGAAATTATTAAACTTGGCAAAGATAATGGTTTTCATGTTATTATTTCAGTTATTTCTGCCGACAATTATATTAGTATAGAGATTCACAAAAAATTTGGATTTGTGCTTTGTGGTGATATTAAGCAGGTTGCTTTTAAGTTTGGAAGATATTTAGATTGTTTATTCTATCAGCTTTTTATTTAA